In Bacteriovorax stolpii, a single genomic region encodes these proteins:
- a CDS encoding Fic family protein codes for MNIEELEESLKQPFTLKRGFGITKINHPEWQNIFFIVPPAPPKELDTKKLPYSSISKALKVLSALPHFSQMSELDKLVNYLFVRREVVQSSRLEGTWSTIDHALTPGDLADADEGKNEHQAVRSYAKILEEMIEETLKKKESVFNLKLIQEIHKQIVEHDPKSKGVPGKLRTEGEPGSVVIIGGGQRKENSLYNPAPPSEVLRTLNEVLTWLSDANLAIMGDAGGGGLSLPVRLAIAHSHFEAVHPFTDGNGRCGRALWPLQMICAGNSPLYLSGYVEEYKDSYTKALQEAQKRLNYNPLIEFLCEAIIEADLEAKKTRETIHQMPEVWNKRSGFREKSAPKRALTLLLHYPIISSAILEKELGVKRTAADNAINSLLEKKIIRYRQTENRQRLYAAEEIIQILSRPFGSEIELALEKARGLLKI; via the coding sequence ATGAATATCGAAGAGTTAGAGGAATCCCTAAAACAGCCTTTTACCCTAAAGCGGGGCTTCGGTATTACAAAGATTAATCATCCAGAATGGCAAAACATTTTCTTCATTGTCCCTCCGGCTCCTCCCAAAGAGCTAGACACAAAGAAGCTTCCCTATTCATCAATTTCAAAGGCCCTGAAGGTCCTGTCGGCCCTGCCACATTTCTCGCAAATGAGTGAACTCGACAAACTCGTTAATTATCTTTTTGTAAGACGAGAAGTCGTTCAATCATCTCGACTGGAGGGAACATGGTCAACAATTGATCATGCATTAACTCCGGGAGATCTTGCAGATGCTGATGAAGGTAAAAATGAACATCAAGCTGTTCGAAGCTATGCGAAGATTTTGGAAGAAATGATTGAAGAGACACTGAAGAAAAAAGAGAGTGTTTTCAATTTAAAACTCATTCAAGAAATTCACAAACAAATCGTTGAACATGACCCAAAATCTAAAGGTGTTCCAGGAAAACTTAGAACCGAAGGAGAACCAGGAAGCGTTGTCATCATTGGTGGTGGACAAAGAAAAGAAAACTCACTTTACAATCCGGCCCCTCCTAGTGAAGTTCTTCGCACTTTAAATGAAGTTCTCACATGGCTTTCCGATGCCAATCTCGCCATCATGGGTGATGCCGGTGGCGGAGGATTAAGTTTGCCAGTGAGGCTTGCAATTGCCCATTCTCACTTTGAAGCTGTCCACCCTTTTACTGACGGAAACGGAAGATGTGGAAGAGCACTTTGGCCACTGCAGATGATCTGCGCTGGAAACTCACCATTGTATCTTTCAGGTTATGTTGAAGAGTATAAAGATTCTTATACCAAGGCCCTTCAAGAGGCGCAGAAGAGACTCAACTACAACCCACTGATTGAATTTTTATGTGAGGCCATTATTGAGGCCGATCTTGAAGCGAAAAAAACAAGGGAGACCATTCATCAAATGCCGGAAGTCTGGAACAAGCGATCTGGCTTCAGAGAAAAATCTGCACCTAAAAGAGCTTTAACACTACTTCTGCATTACCCAATTATCTCTTCAGCCATTTTAGAGAAGGAATTAGGTGTTAAGAGAACTGCTGCGGACAATGCAATCAACTCATTGCTCGAAAAAAAGATTATTCGATACCGGCAAACGGAAAACCGCCAGCGCCTATACGCGGCGGAAGAAATTATTCAAATTCTCTCGAGACCTTTTGGGAGTGAGATTGAGCTTGCTTTGGAAAAGGCGCGAGGGCTTCTGAAGATTTAG